A part of Manduca sexta isolate Smith_Timp_Sample1 chromosome 10, JHU_Msex_v1.0, whole genome shotgun sequence genomic DNA contains:
- the LOC115444188 gene encoding transcription factor Adf-1, producing MNSSSRQYRERLIDEVKKYPVLYDTRHENHRDIDVRDRCWLEISERLGVNSEVLKREWKILRDSMRQALKRSKKGSKSGNPCKKWQYQSRMAFVLPYMTMRRNQRHPIRENIKADETETQSDQEPEVWDPGNVDQDSLDLFFASVCQSTKRLPKKYQGMIKRQVLDVLLRVEDEYDNEHDENKDGVTKNFD from the exons ATGAACTCCAGCTCTCGGCAGTACCGCGAACGACTCATTGACGAGGTGAAGAAATATCCAGTGCTCTATGACACGAGGCACGAGAACCATCGAGACATCGATGTAAGGGATCGATGCTGGTTGGAGATATCCGAGCGGCTTGGAGTAAACA GTGAGGTGCTAAAACGGGAATGGAAGATCCTGCGGGACTCGATGCGCCAGGCGCTGAAGAGGAGCAAGAAAGGTTCCAAGTCCGGGAACCCCTGTAAGAAATGGCAATACCAAAGCCGGATGGCGTTCGTGTTGCCTTACATGACCATGAGGAG AAATCAAAGACATCCAATCCGCGAAAACATAAAAGCAGACGAGACAGAAACGCAATCAGACCAAGAGCCCGAAGTCTGGGACCCTGGTAACGTAGACCAGGATTCCCTGGACCTGTTCTTCGCCAGCGTCTGCCAGAGCACCAAGCGCCTCCCGAAAAAGTACCAGGGAATGATAAAACGGCAGGTTTTGGACGTACTGCTACGAGTCGAGGATGAGTATGACAACGAACATGATGAGAACAAAGATGGCGTCACTAAAAACTTCGATTGA